The window CTATGATTTTATATAATGCCAAAGGACCCCTCTAATGTTTCAAAATAGCCACATAACTCCTTATGgttttatgtaaagtgaaaaatcAACGAAGTGCATAACCAATTACGGTATTTATACCAAACATGCTCTAAAATCTTGTGTGATAAAAGCTTAATTTTCACGTAACCCCTTTATGATTTGTATAAATATCCACTTTATTCCTCATGATATTTGCATTTATTCACGTAGTCTCCCCATACTTTTATATAAGGTAGTTAAGTCGTCGATTGATTTGGTATTTAAGCAAGTGCATTATTGACATTCAAATTAATGACATTACACAGGATATTTTTCATCAAGGCTCTATTTACATAAAACCATAGGGGTGAAGTGGATATTTTGAAACGTGACCCTTTCTTTATCGCTTTACCAACTTTTATGTatgaccaattttttttttaagaaaataaaatatcacTTTATTTGGAACATTAAATGAATGATGGAATTTTgacttatttcaaataaatgaTTACATTCACCGCAATGATGGCCATAACAAAAAAGGATTATAAAACCACAAAAATCATATAGCGCATCTAACCAATCCTTGAAACCAATGGCTTaattcaaaaatatatatatatatatatatacgagAAAGAAGATATATATTAAGAGAACAAATAAAGTTTCAAACTTGGCAAAAGTTAAATCTTTTCCTAAATTGCAGACATAATAATCAATAATTGAGCGGCCGACCCTATGAATTTAAAGCCTTGGGTTAAACTCTCTCCCCCTCCTCCTCACTTCTTAAAATCTCACCGCAACCGGAGGACTGCTCCTTTCCACTAAAGGCACAACCAGCTGCAACGTGTTCAAACTATCATTGAGGACAGAAAAGCAGACATGATTCCTATGTCTATGGAAAATGAAACTGAAGCCATAAATTCCTAAGAGATATGGGAGACGGCGACAAGTAACTGCCGTAGCCACGGTTCTTCGTCACAATACATACGTAGAAAAAATGTGAGTATGTATATAGAATAAAAGAAAGTGCTATTACGAGAAGTTGATAAAAGAGATAGAACAAGTCCTGAGTTCCGAATAAGAGAATTCCAGTAAATTAACAAGTGATATTCTTGAAAATttcttcacaaaattccaacagtAACGCTGGATTTTAACCTGAAACTTTAGATTCTCCTTTGCATATATGAGCTAAATAACAAAAGCTTTGTTTCAAATGTAAATTCATGGTTCaaacaatgttttaaaaccGGTTCAGATCAGACGGTTGGAACGTGAACCAGCCCGGCCGTGATACAGGTCTGATTCTATATTTAacttagaaaaattattatGAATCAGTCAAACCCTATTAAGAACCAACTGATCAAACCTGCTAACAAATCAGCTTTTGAATTGGTTCCCCGCTAAATAtgtcttatatatatatgtgtgtgtgtgtgttaattTTAACCAAGTCATTtaatattaaataattaaaacgTGTAAAATTATCGAATCGGATTTTGAATCAATCAAATCGGTTGAACTACAAACCAAAAGTTGATCCAATGCACTTGTCAATCCGGATTTCAAAACATTGGGTTCAAAGACGGTAGGAGTCTACTACCATACTCGTCCAAGAACAACGCGTACAAGCAAGGGTGAAGCTACATGCTCCTAAGGCGGGCAATGCCCCCTTCCCCTAAAATTTTTTAGAAACCCCAATTTAATTACACCCTCTCAAACCACAGGAATTAGATACATAGCACCCCTTTAAACAACGAATCATGGTTTGCTTACTAAAGCTTAAATTAACCAATACCCAATgtctgaaaaacaaaaaaggcaaGAGAATAAGAGATGcataaaaatttagaaaattccaCATTAGACTTTTAGCAACACGGAATACTTATCCAAATGCAGTCAAAATGTGTCTAAGGAAGAAACAAGgtagttgaggaaaataataaaaatgaatagTGAGAAACTACTTGCAAAATGGAAAATAGATTAATTACTGTGTTAGAATGTGTATTgaatatatttctttttttctttttagctgATTATTTTGGTGGATATTTTTTGGTTGCATCGTAatgatatttttcaatcaccttccATCTTTTCaactacatttttttaaaatcttatatacattacaTTGTAAAAGAAACTACGTACTATAATATCAttctaaaaaattaaatattcttCTGTCCAactatttcatatatatatatatatatatatatatataaggtaaTAATTAATGATTTAAAATCTACAATTTAATCAAACTTCTAACATTGCCAGAATTTGTCATATTTGTAACACGTGGCAATTCTAGTCCTTTCGAGTTACACCTGTGTCCTCTCTATTGCCGGCCTCTCTTACTGTATTGGACACTTTTCAGATGGATGAGCGGTGGACCGCCTGAGAACAGGACGGCCATCAATTTGATGTTACGTGTATCTTGACTGTTGGCGGGTGTGGTGTGGAATGAATGATTAGATGCTGATCCCAGTTAGTATATTAGAGTTCGTTAACAGTTTTAAGACACTATATCTTGTGACAAGAAATGACCTCATGAGCGCGTCACTAGATCATGGGTACATCCAGATTTCCTTAATATAGAAACTTTAACTCATTTGATTACTTCAAATCCTCAAGCCTAATAGTTTCTTAGGAAGTTAATAGtagtattaattaattaaagtgTGTAAATACAATAGAGGATAATAATTGTTAGGATTTGTCTAAATGGGCATGCGTCAAGATATATTTCAAGtgtgttatttttaaaaatataagattgatatagaaatataaataaatacaaggaaTGGTAGGTAAGACTAAatagaaaaagtatataaatacaaCAAGTGAAGTTAACAATTATTggtacatgtatatatatgataAGTTAAGTGAATTTTAGATATATTAATAAGCGACCAATTGACACCTGTTAGATTAGAAAAAACTCTAATTgttaatgtgtgtgtgtgtgtgtatgtgtatatatatatatgatagatTGGATGAAAATTAGGTATTCTAACGAGTATCCATCGAGCACGTGCCAGAGAAATCCTAAATTAAAATAGGTCAAATGAAGTTTAAAGTAGTCATGTTAACTTTATTATTGAGCAACTACATATTAGCTGCAATATATTTGGATTGGCCATAATTACacgtgaaaagaaaaattatttacttgcatcataaatacgtatcttaataatatttttatctATTATTGTTTATCTCACTtatatcacatcaaaaaaatatattatagaaattattttccaaataatcttctaaattttctcaaaattttgcactaCGTTAAGGTCCTAATAATAGGATAATAGCAGAGATGATTATAGCTGTCAAGCGTGAAGAGAGAGCAACAATAACTTAATGATCGGAGGTCTATTGAAACCATTGTAATATAATTAGTCTGCCTTGTTTTTGCCATGATATAACATTCTTCCGCCAAGAAACCTGCTAACTTGCCGgtttaccaaattttcttttaaacaaGAAGGGTAAACAGGACAAATATAGATAGTTCCTTGTGCATTTTATAGCATAATCAAGAGTTATTTCTCTTTTTGAAGAGGACGATTACATATacaatcaatcatcataaaGCATGAACAAGAATGCTAGTCCGGCACAGTGGACAAGTTCTGCTCTTCTTCAACCATTTCTGAATGCATTCAGCATGAAAAGTATGATTACAAGCAGTAAGCTCCCAGCAGGTTTCCCCATCTTCAATCTCACATATGCAGATTGTGCAGCTGCTCAAGCTTCCATCCCTTCCTTTTCCTCCAGAAACGACTTTATCTACCACTACTTCAACTCTTGATGATGAAGTTTGCAGAACTTCTTCTCGAAATCCACCGCTGGTAGCAGGTTGCGCGGCCCCGGCTACTGCAGATTGCCTTTGACTACGGATTCTGTTGGAGAAATAGGTCTTGCATTTTATGAAAACAGCAGATAAAATGAATGCTAGCAGCCCagctccaaaataaaagaatactTGAACTTcgttcatgtttttttttttttcagaaagaAGGGACAATTTGCTACATGATTATAGCAAGAGTTTCTTTGTTTGGTGCTTGTGGGCTACAAGAATTATTCAAGTATTTGATATAATAATAGTGGTTTTGAAGCTGAAACTCTGAATCCTCCAAACATGTCCTTGAGCACCGAATGATAAGTTGGAGGTTCTAAACTCTGGATTACGATTCTTCCTTGTAGGGGAACAAGAATAGGTAAAGAGCGAAGACACAAAAGTCAAGCAGTTTGGATACTGTggtataatttaatttctttggACAATGTCCCTATTGAGATGTAGCTTCGACGTTGTGCCAGCAAAGTAGCATTGGTGTTTCCAGGACACGAGGCGAGGGTCCAGAAAAGGAATATTTGGGTCACGTAGATTGGGAATTCAGGTTGCGTCTCCAGTCATCTCATTTAACAATTATACATTTCTTGATGCGATTTTTAGCACTCGCGAAAACAAAGCAAAGCAAAATGACAAAGGGCCGATGACTTCACAAGCACAAGGATGGGTAACCAAGTTTTTGTAAAACGTAAAAGAAATGCGTAACCAAGGATGGGCATCAAATAATTCAACTCCCGTGTAAGattaaaataaaaacacaaaaattgaATTGTTCTTCTCTAATCCAAAATACAGGGTAGCCTCTAACAACCATCTACCTAAGCAAGAATCATCATGCTGAAGTTTCAGACAAGAAGAAATACTTGCAACCATATAGCAACAGAATGGTGGTTTCTTCAATTCAGTAATTCCAGGACGTTGACAGCTTCAAACAGGGAAACGAAACTGAGATGCTCTAAAGTTGTATAGATCAAAATCTGCATCTGTATGACCAATGCCCCTTTTTGAGTTTTGAGAAGAAAcagttttcaaatttcaatcaaTATACCTTTGGCTTCACAAGcaaagtttcaaactttggaatTGGATATAAAGCAGTTCCAGATACTACAGCTTTTAGAGTTTCTCTGAAATGTAAAACACCCTCCAGCACCCTTCTAGGTCTGTTTCTAGTCATCCCAAGTTGATGGTCCACCTAATCCAACTTCAGCCACTGGTGACAAATCAAAGTTGGCAGCCCGGTCCCCAagattcttctttttcttacCCTGTTTTGGAAATTTAACTATGGCACCAGCTGAATCAATGCCTGGAACACTCTTCTGTTCCATCTTCTGACCCCTGCCTATAGCATTTTCAGCAACATCAGTAGTAAGCAATTCCACAAATGGGGCTTCTCCATCATCAATGATGTTCCCTGTATTTTGTTTCaacttctttttcaattttccaTCACCTTTTGTCGGGATGATACTATCTTCCCCATGGTCTTCTTCCCTTTCCAGTTTTTTGCGCTTCAATTCCTTCCCTGCTTTGGGATTGACTGGAGGAAGTTTTGAGCCATCAGCACTAACATCTTTGTTCAATTCTaactttgaatttttctttctttcattttctgaaGTCACTCTCTCCTTTGTGCTTACCAATTTCTCCTTCAATAGTTTATTTCTCTTATGCTTCTTATTGTCGGATCCCTTCTCTGTTGCCCTATCTTCAGCATTACCAAGAGGCTGATCATCACCTTCTTCAATCCCTAAAAGATACTTCTTTGAGTTCTTTTGTCCCCTTGAATTATCCGTCCAATCCTCCTTTTGGCCTGCTAGTACATTGCTGTCAGTAATGTAGCTGTTACTTCCATCAACTTCCTTTTTCATGGTTTTATCTGTTGGTCTAGCATTAAATATCTGCAAGTTTGGTAGTAGTTTCTTGATCTGCTTAAGAATCATTTTCCTAGAGGTCAGTTTTGAAAGACAACTAAAAGGGAAATAGATATTAATGAGACAATAAAACAAGATCTTCACCTTCTTAGCCAATGTTTCCTTTTCAGAAATAGGGTTCCCCTGTAGGTTCAGATTTCTGAGGTTAGCCAAAGAAGAGAGCACCTGCCATTATATGAGAAAAGAGTCGCAcaacaaaagtacttttagccATATCCAATAAAATTATCAATAAAGCACCACAAGAACCAGAGACGAGAGCAAAACCTTCAGATCTGACCAGTTCGTAATTAAGTTGTTTCCCACATCTAGATTCTGTAGTTTAGAATTGTGGCTCAATTCAACTGGAAGAGTCTGAGTAACAGAGACGGATGATACCAGATAAAATACAAACCAAATTAATAGCATGATTTATGCATCACTTCAGGCTGTActcaaacaaaattgataatgcAAGTCAGAGAAACAACAAATTTTGGTGGGTGGGGGCACTGCAACACTTAAGAGAGACCTCAAGAATACTCAGGCATAAATAAAACAGGATGAATTACACAACACACCTTGATCTCATTATGAGCAAGGCGAAGCTCTTTTAACTCAGTGCAAGAGGTAAGTGAGGAGCCAATGGTTTGCAACCGACAGTTAGACAGAGAGAGCTGAAATCAAATATAAAGGTAGACGTTACAAAACGCCCCAAGAAATGCTGCAGCTCAAGGCAATAATTGAAACACTTACCTTCGTTATTGACTTTGTTTTGACCAGAGAGTCACCAATCTTACTTACTGGATTCCTAGACAGAACTGCACATAATCAGCAAATGGTGATTATAACTATTAACTATAACGTAAtgaatataaaattttcaagaaacaattCGAGAATCACATATAAAAGCAATAAAGGTGAACATACAACTCATAAGAAATAGTGTACAAGCTCTGAACATTGTCAAATAAGAAAACAAGAATGAACCATCCTAATCAGTTACAGCAGAATAACTATGCTCTTAATGACACCAACCCGTTAGATGCTGTATTAAAACACTATTGCAATGTAGCAGCCAGCGTGAAGAACAAAGAAGACAGGAGTAGAAACATACCCAGGTATTAGGTTTAATAAACTAAATATTGTTTGCATAACATTATATATTTGTCCTAGTTTGTGGAGTAGATGATCCTAGTATGGTTCTCTGAGCTATCATCTATAGGTTACTAATTCAGATCTCACTCAAAACAAACTCACtcaaaattttattctatgtcAGTGCTTCTGCTAAATTCTAGACTCATATCCCATCATGTCTGCTTTCTGCATTCTCTAATGACAGCTTTTAAGTTTGAAGACCACAGCACGCAATAGTAAAGCCTTGTTTTTGAAAACTGCCTGTCTTTATTCTGTTAAGTGCTGAAATTTATTTGTGGCCTTTCATAAGCCAGAAAATCACGAGTCTTTCAGGTTTCAGCAAAGGCTCGGACCTACAACATGGCAAACACATATAGGATCACAGCCTGAAAAAAGATAACTTGTCCTTTTGGGGACTTTGATCCCACAATTATGGAGGTTAAAAAGGTACTCACTCTTATCTAAAGGCAAATACATTCCGTACTCAAGATAATAGATCAACTTAAGCAACTGCATCTCCCTCTTAAAAACAGGTTTATTGATACTTGCAATATACTAActaaaaatatttcttgaaggcAGCAATCATTTTGCACTGCACTTCCTGTTATATTTGTGGTAATGCTTTGTTAGTTGTAATACTCATATAACCTTCATCTCAATTAAATGACTGACACTAAGATAGGTCATCATTTGCTCTGAGTGAGTCAGACTGTCATTCGAGTCATCCCTAAATCTGAAAGGAAACATGTTCAACAAAATGATGCTTAAATAATTCTGGAACCATGcacaaaagaaaattaaacaaaactAATTGGATGAAATGACAGAAGTTAATATGGATTTTTATGAAAAACCAGTGGTTCAGAAAGTTAATCATCATCATTTGCTACAGAATCAAACTCTAGTTAAGAATTTTGAAGCTGATGAATATTGGAATCTACTGAAAGTCACCATCAACGGATCATAATAGAAAACTTGGACCATATACCAAGAGTGTTCAGCTCCTTCATTTGATCAAGCTTGGAAATTGAAGAAATTTCATTGTCTGCCACCAGAAAACAAGtcagaaaataaagaaatttatttattaatagaGACACTGGTTAAATGAAAATGATAAAGCAACTTAATCTAAATAGCTTTACCATTTAAGATCAATGCGCGCATGCTCACAAGAGACCTGACATCATCCATAGTTTTGAGCTTGTTCTTGCCAGCATTTAAGACctaattaacccaaaaaaaattggaGTTAAATCAACATTCATGAAATTAAAACCCAATTCACCTGTTCTACCATAGTGCTTCCACTATCAAATATTCATGACACGCTTTTGACTCGTTAGACCACATTGGTTCTAACTGATAGTTTCTTGTTCTCATGATTTGGGAAAGAATATGGGTTTCATTTCATTCTTCAAGAGAGATCATTACAATGTCACTGGTGGAGATAAAGAGAATACAAGTGACTGCAGTGGCGTACTAGGAACAAAAAGCACATTTCGTCTAGAGGAACAAAAACCatattttctccaaaatcatcAGAAAACGAAAATGCATAGAGTTGTATAGGTAGTTTCCTACAGAATTCATTCATGAGCTGCTGCAAACTCATTTTCCCTTCGAAAGCTTTGCATTTTCTGATGCATAACACACTTAGAAGAAACAAAGGGTAGAACGAGGACTGTAAAACCAGGAATAGAAAAACCAGCAGGCAGATTTTGCAAATCAAATCCACAGAGTATAcctcaaaatttaacaaattaagCATATAATCGTCCTAACATAGCCAAGaactgaaaaaacaaaaaaaaaaaaaaaaagaagcatttAAAGGGATGGGAAGAAGTGTACCACTCACAGTGAGTTTAGTAAGCCCCTCGATACCTTTCAAGCTCTGGAGCTTATTCTGTACCACTGATAACCACTTCAAGTTTACACATTTTCCCAAAGCCTATTTTCAGAACCACCAAaatattcaacaaaaaaaaaatgcaaaaaagatCAAAGAAATACCATTTAAACAAGAAACCTTGCTTAAAATAATCGCAGCAAAATAAGCAGTAAACAGCTTAGGAATTTCCTACCTCAACTGAAGTGAGATTATTGAAGCCAAGATCAAGTCTttccaaacttttgaaatcaccCAAGCATGAAACCTATCAAAAGCGAAAGAAAAAACATCAATTCAAAGATTGAACTTTTAAAGCCATGACACTTGCAAAAACATAAATTCCAGGGTGGTTTTGGTAATTACATCAGAAAGAGCTTTCTGGGTGAGAGTGAGATTTGTTACAGAGTTGGGATCACTAGCATTCTTTTCTTGTAGTATTTTCTTGGAGTTCAATACAGTCATGGCGAGTGCAATGGGGTTTTTCTTTTCACCTTTTGTTCTGTAAAACCCTAGGCAAGTTTTCAACggttaaacaaaataaacaaactgaGGTGAGGTGTAAAAGAAagcattttgttttatttatcaTTGGGGCCTTCCATATTTGCAAACttctcaaaaatttcaagaaaatagagGTGTAAGCAATTATAGGCTTCAAGCCAAACAATTGCTTCACTTTGGCTCAATTTTTGCTCCTGCTTCAAATATAGCTTTGATGGTCAGTTTATCTTTGATCTATCAAaaagattttgattttttaaccaATATCGAATAGACGGAAGCTGTAGTTGTAAGAGAAGCGGTCTGACTGGCAAAACTGCTAAACATCCCTAGCTACATTTTGGGGGGAGATTTGTCCTCAGCTATTAATCTTATCCAAAGCTGAAGACATTCTCTTGGATGTTGGTTTAGTAATTGAGGATGTTAGACTAGCTTTCTTAGAGGAAAATATTATTGATGTAAAATAGATTTTTAGAGCAGCTAGCACGATTGCGCATAGATTTGCTCACTTTGCAAAGTTGGGCAAAATAGGTTAAGAGTCTTTGGAGCTCCTCTTCGAATTTTGTCCATTAATTGTTATTGGATGATTTTCAACAATCTCATTAATAGTATTCGTTGtgtttcttataaaaaaaagttaaaatacaATATaagttaaaaattataaattatgtTATGTGTTGTTATGTGCTTT is drawn from Coffea arabica cultivar ET-39 chromosome 1c, Coffea Arabica ET-39 HiFi, whole genome shotgun sequence and contains these coding sequences:
- the LOC113726326 gene encoding uncharacterized protein isoform X2, with the translated sequence MTVLNSKKILQEKNASDPNSVTNLTLTQKALSDVSCLGDFKSLERLDLGFNNLTSVEALGKCVNLKWLSVVQNKLQSLKGIEGLTKLTVLNAGKNKLKTMDDVRSLVSMRALILNDNEISSISKLDQMKELNTLVSKIGDSLVKTKSITKLSLSNCRLQTIGSSLTSCTELKELRLAHNEIKTLPVELSHNSKLQNLDVGNNLITNWSDLKVLSSLANLRNLNLQGNPISEKETLAKKIKKLLPNLQIFNARPTDKTMKKEVDGSNSYITDSNVLAGQKEDWTDNSRGQKNSKKYLLGIEEGDDQPLGNAEDRATEKGSDNKKHKRNKLLKEKLVSTKERVTSENERKKNSKLELNKDVSADGSKLPPVNPKAGKELKRKKLEREEDHGEDSIIPTKGDGKLKKKLKQNTGNIIDDGEAPFVELLTTDVAENAIGRGQKMEQKSVPGIDSAGAIVKFPKQGKKKKNLGDRAANFDLSPVAEVGLGGPSTWDD
- the LOC113726326 gene encoding uncharacterized protein isoform X1 yields the protein MTVLNSKKILQEKNASDPNSVTNLTLTQKALSDVSCLGDFKSLERLDLGFNNLTSVEALGKCVNLKWLSVVQNKLQSLKGIEGLTKLTVLNAGKNKLKTMDDVRSLVSMRALILNDNEISSISKLDQMKELNTLVLSRNPVSKIGDSLVKTKSITKLSLSNCRLQTIGSSLTSCTELKELRLAHNEIKTLPVELSHNSKLQNLDVGNNLITNWSDLKVLSSLANLRNLNLQGNPISEKETLAKKIKKLLPNLQIFNARPTDKTMKKEVDGSNSYITDSNVLAGQKEDWTDNSRGQKNSKKYLLGIEEGDDQPLGNAEDRATEKGSDNKKHKRNKLLKEKLVSTKERVTSENERKKNSKLELNKDVSADGSKLPPVNPKAGKELKRKKLEREEDHGEDSIIPTKGDGKLKKKLKQNTGNIIDDGEAPFVELLTTDVAENAIGRGQKMEQKSVPGIDSAGAIVKFPKQGKKKKNLGDRAANFDLSPVAEVGLGGPSTWDD
- the LOC113726326 gene encoding uncharacterized protein isoform X3, which gives rise to MDDVRSLVSMRALILNDNEISSISKLDQMKELNTLVLSRNPVSKIGDSLVKTKSITKLSLSNCRLQTIGSSLTSCTELKELRLAHNEIKTLPVELSHNSKLQNLDVGNNLITNWSDLKVLSSLANLRNLNLQGNPISEKETLAKKIKKLLPNLQIFNARPTDKTMKKEVDGSNSYITDSNVLAGQKEDWTDNSRGQKNSKKYLLGIEEGDDQPLGNAEDRATEKGSDNKKHKRNKLLKEKLVSTKERVTSENERKKNSKLELNKDVSADGSKLPPVNPKAGKELKRKKLEREEDHGEDSIIPTKGDGKLKKKLKQNTGNIIDDGEAPFVELLTTDVAENAIGRGQKMEQKSVPGIDSAGAIVKFPKQGKKKKNLGDRAANFDLSPVAEVGLGGPSTWDD